A segment of the Bacillus alveayuensis genome:
CTGTTCTAGGATCCATCATCGTATGCTCTTTATTCAAAATAATATGACGAATCTTTTCAGAAATAACAATTCCTCCTGGCTCTCTTGTTGAAACAACATTTATCCCATTTTCTTCTAATTCTTTTACTAATTTTGATAATACAGTCGTTTTTCCTGCTCCTTCCGGTCCTTCAAACGTAATAAATAAACCTTTGCCTTTCATAAACGATCCCCTTTATCCATAAATCTTAATATATTTATCTTTTAAACGATCTCCACCCTGTATTTTTGCCTTCATACCAACAAGTACTTGTATTTGTTCAATATGTTCTTTTTCAATGCGCTCACCGTTCATTAATAAAGGTATTCCTGGTGGATATGGGATAATCATTTCCGCACTTAATTTTCCGATTGCTTGTTCAAATGGAACGTACGTTTTCGAATACTTGTTTAATTCTTTATAAGAAACAGGTAAACGGCTTACTGGCCGTGTCTCATAAAAAATTGGTGGAATTTGATTTTTCCCCTTCTTACTCTGCTTATTCATCATCTTTAAAATTTCTTGCAAGTTGGTTAAATGTTCTGGTATTTTCCATTCGGTCGTTAATGGTAAAATAAGCAAAACATTAAACGGATCAGCTAACTCAGGAAAAATCGCTGATGTTTCAAATACTTGTTGAAGCTCATATCCTGTTAATCCATTTGTTGATTGTATGGTAAGCTTTAGTGGGTCTTGTAATGCATCACCATTTTTCGTTTTTACTAGTCGAATACCATGTAGTTGCTCAAACATTTCAACAATAAATGTGATGCCTTTTTGTATTTCCTTTTCTTTTCCTTGCAGCTTTTGAACATAGGCTCTCGCTAAATCAAGTGAAGCCATGATTAAGTAAGAAGGACTGCTCGTTTGGAGCATTCTTAAGTATTGTTTTACTTTTTCTTCATGGATCAAGCTGCTATTAAAATGCAAATAAGATCCCATCGTTAATGCCGGTAACGTTTTATGTACTGAATGAATAACAATATCTGCCCCCAATTCCACCGCTGAAGTCGGAAAAAAAGAACTTGCAATAAAATGAGCTCCATGCGCTTCATCGACAAGTACTGGAATGTTATAGATATGTGCTAAGGCAATGACGTCTTTAAGCTTCGTATAGGACAACCCGTAATAATTCGGGTTTGTCAAAATTAATGCTTTAGCATTAGGATACTGTTCAATTGCTTCCTGAATTGTATTTATCGAAACATAAGATGGGACATGTAATTCATCATCAAATTGTGGTGCTAAAAATACAGGTATTGCCCCAGCTAACTGAATCCCATGAATAATGGATTTATGACAATTTCGTTGAACAAGTACATAATCAGCCTCTTGACAACATGAAAGGATCATCGCCAAATTTCCAACCGATGAACCATTAACTAAAAAATAAGTAGACTTAGCTCCATACAAGGTAGCCGCTAACTGTTGGGCTTCCATGA
Coding sequences within it:
- a CDS encoding arginine/lysine/ornithine decarboxylase (product_source=COG1982; cath_funfam=3.40.640.10; cog=COG1982; pfam=PF01276,PF03711; superfamily=53383) gives rise to the protein MNDLYTPLFDALVEHHQIQPLSFHVPGHKYGTFFYEKGFSFFQEVLKLDVTELTNLDDLHAPEGVIMEAQQLAATLYGAKSTYFLVNGSSVGNLAMILSCCQEADYVLVQRNCHKSIIHGIQLAGAIPVFLAPQFDDELHVPSYVSINTIQEAIEQYPNAKALILTNPNYYGLSYTKLKDVIALAHIYNIPVLVDEAHGAHFIASSFFPTSAVELGADIVIHSVHKTLPALTMGSYLHFNSSLIHEEKVKQYLRMLQTSSPSYLIMASLDLARAYVQKLQGKEKEIQKGITFIVEMFEQLHGIRLVKTKNGDALQDPLKLTIQSTNGLTGYELQQVFETSAIFPELADPFNVLLILPLTTEWKIPEHLTNLQEILKMMNKQSKKGKNQIPPIFYETRPVSRLPVSYKELNKYSKTYVPFEQAIGKLSAEMIIPYPPGIPLLMNGERIEKEHIEQIQVLVGMKAKIQGGDRLKDKYIKIYG